A part of Escherichia marmotae genomic DNA contains:
- the bglJ gene encoding DNA-binding transcriptional activator BglJ: MEHSRIKKRNVALIEKCVMSSIGIESLFRKFAGNPYTLHIYSSQEAFQDAMSRVSFAAVIFSFSAMRSERREGLSYLTELAIKFPRTRRLVIADDDIEARLIGSLSPSPLDGVLSKASTLDIFYQELFLSLNGVRQATDRLNNQWYINQSRTLSPTEREILRFMSRGYSMTQIAEQLKRNIKTIRAHKFNVMSKLGVSSDAGLLEAADILLCMRVSETSNVLHSF; this comes from the coding sequence ATGGAACACAGCCGAATTAAGAAGAGAAATGTCGCACTCATAGAGAAGTGCGTCATGAGTAGTATCGGTATTGAAAGCTTATTCAGAAAGTTTGCGGGTAACCCTTATACACTCCATATCTATAGCAGCCAGGAGGCGTTTCAGGATGCGATGTCGCGGGTCTCATTTGCGGCGGTTATTTTTTCTTTTTCTGCCATGAGAAGTGAGCGCAGAGAGGGATTATCTTATTTGACTGAGCTGGCTATTAAATTTCCGCGTACCCGGCGTTTAGTTATTGCGGATGATGATATTGAAGCACGATTAATCGGATCATTATCGCCATCACCGTTGGACGGTGTATTAAGTAAAGCATCGACGCTGGACATTTTTTATCAGGAGCTGTTTCTGTCATTAAATGGCGTGCGTCAGGCTACCGATCGCCTGAACAATCAGTGGTACATTAATCAAAGCCGGACGCTAAGCCCAACGGAGAGAGAAATATTGCGTTTTATGTCGCGTGGCTACTCAATGACACAAATTGCCGAGCAGCTTAAACGAAATATTAAAACGATCCGCGCGCATAAATTTAATGTGATGTCGAAACTGGGCGTCAGTTCCGATGCTGGGTTGTTGGAGGCTGCAGACATTCTGTTATGTATGCGGGTTTCAGAAACAAGCAATGTGTTGCATTCCTTTTAA
- a CDS encoding helix-turn-helix domain-containing protein, with amino-acid sequence MLPGCCKNGIVISKIPVMQAGLKEVMRTHFPEYEIISRASAEDLTLLQLRRSGLVIADLTGENDNPHSVCEHYYSLISQYREIHWVFMVSRAWYSQAVELLMCPAATLLSDIEPIENLVKTVRSGNAHAERISAMLTSPAMTETQDFSYRTVILTLSERKVLRLLGKGWGINQIASLLKKSNKTISAQKNSAMRRLAIHSNAEMYAWINSAQGARELNLPSVYGDAAEWNTAELRREMSHS; translated from the coding sequence ATGTTGCCAGGATGCTGCAAAAATGGAATTGTTATCAGTAAAATACCGGTTATGCAAGCAGGGTTAAAAGAGGTCATGAGGACTCACTTCCCTGAATATGAAATAATATCCAGAGCCTCCGCGGAGGATCTTACCTTATTACAATTACGTCGCTCCGGATTAGTCATTGCCGATTTAACCGGCGAAAATGACAATCCACATTCCGTTTGTGAACATTATTATTCATTGATCTCACAATACAGGGAAATTCATTGGGTTTTCATGGTTTCGCGTGCCTGGTACTCTCAGGCGGTAGAACTGCTTATGTGCCCGGCAGCGACGTTACTGTCCGATATCGAACCCATTGAGAATCTGGTTAAGACGGTTCGTTCCGGTAATGCGCATGCAGAGCGTATCAGCGCCATGCTGACCTCCCCGGCAATGACTGAAACTCAGGATTTTAGCTATCGCACCGTCATTCTGACACTTTCAGAGCGCAAGGTACTGCGGTTGTTAGGCAAAGGATGGGGCATCAACCAGATAGCTTCATTGCTTAAGAAAAGCAATAAAACCATCAGCGCACAAAAAAACAGTGCGATGCGTCGGCTGGCAATTCACAGCAACGCTGAGATGTATGCATGGATAAATAGCGCGCAGGGAGCAAGAGAACTTAACTTGCCTTCGGTTTATGGAGATGCCGCAGAATGGAACACAGCCGAATTAAGAAGAGAAATGTCGCACTCATAG
- a CDS encoding threonine/serine ThrE exporter family protein, with protein MQTEQQRAVTRLCIQCGLFLLQHGAESALVDELSSRLGRALGMDCVESSISSNAIVLTTIKDGQCLTSTRKNHDRGINMHVVTEVQHIVILAEHHLLDYKGVEKRFSQIQPLRYPRWLVALMVGLSCACFCKLNKGGWDGAVITFFASTVAMYIRQLLAQRHLHPQINFCITAFAATTISGLLLQLPAFSNTPTIAMAASVLLLVPGFPLINAVADMFKGHINTGLARWAIASLLTLATCVGVVMALTIWGLRGWV; from the coding sequence ATGCAGACTGAGCAACAGCGGGCCGTAACACGGCTTTGTATCCAGTGTGGATTATTTCTTTTGCAACATGGAGCGGAAAGCGCGTTAGTTGATGAGCTTTCCTCGCGACTGGGTCGGGCGTTGGGAATGGACTGCGTCGAAAGTTCTATTTCTTCGAACGCCATTGTGCTTACTACCATTAAAGATGGGCAATGCCTGACATCTACGCGCAAAAATCACGATCGCGGCATTAATATGCATGTAGTGACGGAAGTTCAGCATATTGTGATTCTGGCGGAGCATCACCTGCTGGATTACAAAGGCGTGGAGAAACGTTTTAGCCAGATTCAACCCTTACGTTACCCGAGATGGCTGGTCGCCTTGATGGTTGGTCTGTCATGCGCCTGTTTCTGTAAGCTCAATAAAGGTGGCTGGGATGGTGCCGTCATCACCTTCTTTGCCAGCACGGTCGCAATGTATATCCGTCAGCTACTGGCGCAACGTCATCTCCACCCTCAGATAAACTTTTGCATCACCGCATTTGCCGCCACCACGATTTCTGGTTTGCTTTTACAACTCCCTGCCTTCAGCAATACGCCAACAATCGCGATGGCTGCCAGCGTTCTGCTGCTGGTGCCGGGCTTTCCGTTGATTAATGCCGTCGCTGATATGTTTAAAGGGCACATCAATACCGGGCTGGCACGCTGGGCGATTGCCAGCCTATTGACGTTGGCTACCTGCGTTGGCGTGGTGATGGCACTCACGATTTGGGGACTACGCGGATGGGTGTGA
- a CDS encoding threonine/serine exporter: MGVIEFLLALVQDMILAAIPAVGFAMVFNVPVRALRWCALLGAIGHGSRMILMNTGLNIEWSTFMASMLVGTIGIQWSRWYLAHPKVFTVAAVIPMFPGISAYTAMISAVKISQLGYSEPLMITLLTNFLTASSIVGALSIGLSIPGLWLYRKRPRV, encoded by the coding sequence ATGGGTGTGATCGAATTTCTCTTAGCACTAGTGCAGGATATGATCCTCGCGGCAATTCCTGCAGTCGGCTTTGCGATGGTATTCAATGTGCCGGTTCGGGCGTTACGCTGGTGTGCACTGCTTGGCGCGATTGGTCATGGCTCTCGAATGATCTTAATGAATACCGGGCTGAATATTGAATGGTCAACCTTTATGGCATCCATGCTGGTCGGCACCATTGGTATTCAATGGTCACGCTGGTATCTGGCGCATCCGAAAGTCTTTACCGTGGCAGCCGTTATCCCTATGTTTCCCGGTATCTCTGCTTATACAGCAATGATTTCAGCCGTAAAAATCAGCCAGTTAGGTTACAGCGAGCCGTTGATGATTACCCTGTTAACCAACTTTCTTACGGCATCATCAATTGTTGGCGCGTTATCCATCGGCCTTTCCATTCCTGGATTATGGTTGTACCGCAAGCGCCCTCGCGTATAA
- the dnaT gene encoding primosomal protein DnaT: MSSRVLTPDVVGIDALVHDHQTVLAKAEGGMVAVFANNAPAFYAVTPSRLAELLALEEKLTRPGSDVALDDQLYQEPQTPPVAVPMGKFAMYPDWRPDADFTRLAALWGVALREPATAEELASFIAYWQAEGKVFHHVQWQQKLARSLQIGRASNGGLPKRDVNTVSEPDSQIPPGFRG, translated from the coding sequence ATGTCTTCCAGAGTTTTGACCCCGGACGTCGTTGGTATTGACGCCCTGGTACACGATCACCAGACCGTTCTGGCAAAAGCTGAAGGCGGTATGGTTGCCGTATTTGCTAACAACGCTCCGGCGTTTTATGCCGTCACGCCCTCACGTCTTGCTGAACTGCTGGCGCTGGAAGAAAAGCTGACACGTCCAGGAAGCGATGTCGCTCTGGACGATCAACTCTATCAGGAACCGCAAACTCCCCCCGTTGCCGTACCGATGGGAAAATTCGCCATGTACCCGGACTGGCGGCCAGATGCTGATTTTACTCGCCTGGCCGCATTATGGGGCGTGGCGCTAAGAGAACCCGCCACCGCCGAAGAACTGGCCTCATTCATTGCCTACTGGCAGGCGGAAGGCAAAGTCTTTCATCATGTGCAATGGCAACAAAAACTGGCGCGCAGTCTGCAAATTGGTCGTGCCAGCAATGGCGGACTGCCGAAACGAGATGTGAACACAGTCAGCGAACCTGACAGCCAAATTCCACCGGGATTCAGAGGGTAA
- the dnaC gene encoding DNA replication protein DnaC, translated as MKNVGDLMQRLQKMMPAHIKPAFKTGEELLAWQKEQGALRAAALERENRAMKMQRTFNRSGIRPLHQNCSFENYRVECEGQMNALSKARQYVDEFDGNIASFIFSGKPGTGKNHLAAAICNELLLRGKSVLIITVADIMSAMKDTFRNSGTSEEQLLNDLSNVDLLVIDEIGVQTESKYEKVIINQIVDRRSSSKRPTGMLTNSNMEEMTKLLGERVMDRMRLGNSLWVIFNWDSYRSRVTGKEY; from the coding sequence ATGAAAAACGTTGGCGACCTGATGCAACGTCTGCAAAAAATGATGCCTGCCCATATCAAACCCGCCTTCAAAACGGGTGAAGAGCTTCTGGCGTGGCAGAAAGAACAAGGAGCGCTCCGCGCCGCCGCTCTGGAGCGCGAGAACCGGGCAATGAAAATGCAGCGCACCTTTAACCGCTCCGGCATTCGTCCGCTGCATCAGAACTGCTCCTTTGAGAACTATCGTGTTGAATGCGAAGGGCAGATGAATGCGTTGAGCAAAGCGCGCCAGTATGTCGACGAGTTCGACGGCAACATCGCCAGCTTTATCTTTTCTGGCAAGCCTGGAACCGGTAAAAACCACCTGGCGGCAGCGATCTGCAACGAACTACTGCTACGCGGCAAATCGGTATTGATTATTACTGTTGCCGATATTATGTCAGCGATGAAAGATACTTTCAGAAATAGCGGCACCAGCGAAGAGCAACTGCTCAACGATCTGAGCAACGTTGATCTGCTGGTGATCGACGAGATCGGTGTACAGACCGAATCGAAATACGAAAAAGTGATCATCAACCAGATCGTCGATCGTCGTTCTTCTTCCAAACGCCCGACCGGGATGCTGACCAACAGCAATATGGAGGAGATGACGAAATTGCTGGGCGAACGCGTTATGGATCGTATGCGCCTGGGCAACAGCCTGTGGGTGATCTTCAACTGGGACAGTTATCGTAGTCGGGTAACGGGTAAAGAGTATTAA
- the yjjA gene encoding DUF2501 domain-containing protein YjjA, whose protein sequence is MMKTVKHLLCCAIVTTAFISAGTHAASWKDALSSAASELSNQSSTTQEGGWSLSSLTSLLSSGNQALSADNMNNAAGILQYCAKQKLASVTDAENIKNQVLEKLGLNSEEQKEDTNYLDGIQGLLKTKDGQQLNLDNIGTTPLAEKVKTKACDLVLKQGLNFIS, encoded by the coding sequence ATGATGAAAACTGTTAAACACCTTCTGTGCTGTGCAATTGTCACCACCGCATTCATTTCCGCCGGGACACATGCCGCTTCCTGGAAAGATGCGCTTTCCAGCGCCGCCAGCGAGTTAAGCAACCAGAGCAGCACCACACAGGAAGGTGGTTGGTCGCTCTCTTCATTAACGAGTCTGCTTAGCAGTGGCAACCAGGCGTTAAGCGCAGACAATATGAACAATGCCGCAGGTATTCTGCAATATTGCGCGAAACAAAAGCTGGCTTCAGTGACCGACGCGGAAAACATCAAAAATCAGGTACTGGAGAAGCTGGGCCTGAACAGCGAAGAACAGAAAGAAGACACCAACTATCTGGATGGCATTCAGGGTTTGCTGAAAACCAAAGATGGTCAGCAGCTTAATCTGGATAACATCGGCACCACTCCGCTGGCGGAGAAAGTGAAAACCAAAGCCTGCGATCTGGTATTAAAGCAAGGCCTGAACTTTATCTCCTGA